In a genomic window of Candidatus Limnocylindrales bacterium:
- the istA gene encoding IS21 family transposase has protein sequence MASGMVTDAQVKLLRRRRKQGQSEEAAAAAAGISLPTARRWRSGPMPSHSKSPRHWRTRIDPFAELWDSEILPLLISDTKNVLQATTIIDELARRHGSQVAAGQVRTLQRRIRDWRALHGPQREVFFQQVHEPGREAACDFTHCNDLEVTIAGEQFDHLLFTLTLSFSGRGSVTVAYSESYEALVHGLQRGLHAFGGSPSFVRMDNMSAATHELRKTGGRALNKRFAGVLDHYVMRATLITAGRAHENGVAEQRNYRVKSAIAQALILRGSRDFVDVASYQQFADEVTERSQKWQEAFAIEREHLRALPPAPVPEYTVFEPKVRRWSTICIGSRTYSVPSRLIGHQVLVHQHPEHVDVYYGGKLTETMPRLRGKSDHRIDYRHIIASLVRKPGAFARYRYRESLFPTLVFRRAYDRLCQLHGERADVEYVRILDLAARAMECLVGRALETLLSAEAVFGYAEVKALLEPEPAAVPVVRIGQPNLGVYDELLMGACA, from the coding sequence ATGGCTTCGGGCATGGTGACCGATGCGCAGGTAAAGCTCCTGAGACGACGGCGAAAGCAGGGGCAAAGCGAGGAAGCGGCGGCTGCGGCAGCCGGAATCAGCTTGCCGACCGCCAGGCGGTGGCGAAGTGGCCCAATGCCGTCGCATAGCAAGAGCCCGCGCCACTGGCGCACCCGGATCGACCCGTTCGCCGAGCTCTGGGACTCGGAGATCCTGCCGTTGCTGATCAGCGACACCAAAAACGTGCTGCAGGCGACGACCATCATCGACGAGTTGGCACGGCGACACGGCAGCCAGGTCGCAGCCGGTCAGGTCCGCACGCTGCAGCGCCGGATCCGCGATTGGCGTGCCCTGCACGGTCCGCAGCGGGAGGTGTTCTTCCAGCAGGTCCACGAGCCTGGCCGGGAGGCCGCCTGCGACTTCACGCACTGCAATGACCTGGAGGTCACCATCGCCGGCGAGCAGTTCGACCACCTGCTGTTCACGCTGACCCTCAGCTTCAGCGGGCGAGGGTCGGTGACGGTGGCCTACAGCGAGAGCTACGAGGCTTTGGTCCACGGCCTCCAGCGCGGGCTGCATGCCTTTGGCGGCTCGCCGAGCTTCGTGCGCATGGACAACATGTCGGCGGCCACTCACGAGCTGCGCAAGACCGGAGGCCGGGCACTAAACAAGCGGTTCGCCGGCGTCCTGGACCACTACGTCATGCGCGCCACGCTGATCACGGCAGGACGGGCGCACGAGAATGGTGTTGCCGAGCAGCGAAACTATCGGGTCAAGTCTGCCATCGCGCAGGCGCTGATCTTGCGCGGCAGCCGCGACTTCGTCGACGTCGCCTCCTACCAGCAATTCGCCGACGAGGTCACCGAGCGGAGCCAGAAATGGCAGGAGGCCTTTGCCATAGAGCGCGAGCATCTGCGGGCGCTGCCGCCGGCGCCGGTACCGGAGTACACCGTCTTCGAGCCAAAGGTTCGCCGGTGGAGCACGATCTGCATCGGCTCGCGCACGTATTCGGTTCCCTCACGGCTGATCGGACACCAGGTCCTGGTCCACCAGCACCCCGAACACGTCGATGTCTACTACGGAGGCAAGCTGACCGAGACGATGCCGCGCCTTCGCGGCAAGTCCGACCATCGTATCGACTATCGCCACATCATCGCCTCGCTGGTGCGCAAGCCGGGCGCATTCGCTCGCTACCGCTACCGCGAGTCTCTCTTTCCAACCTTGGTCTTTCGGCGCGCCTACGACCGCCTTTGCCAGCTCCACGGCGAGCGCGCCGACGTCGAGTACGTGCGCATTCTGGACCTGGCCGCTCGCGCTATGGAGTGCTTGGTGGGGCGGGCACTGGAGACGCTGCTGAGCGCGGAGGCCGTCTTCGGCTACGCCGAGGTCAAAGCACTGCTCGAGCCCGAGCCTGCCGCCGTACCCGTCGTTCGCATCGGCCAGCCCAACCTCGGCGTCTACGACGAGCTGCTGATGGGAGCCTGCGCGTGA
- the istB gene encoding IS21-like element helper ATPase IstB yields the protein MSSPILITSVGHGERLCSLMRQFNLTTAAEQVVPRLIEQDLAAALPVLAEVFEAEAEARHQRRVERLRRASRLPPGKTFETFDLTRLPATLRHKLETLTAGAFLDDGTNVLAFGLPGTGKSHALAALGHRLIQLGRSVLFVPTFELVQDLLAAKRDLELPRQLRKLDNFDLVVLDDIGYVQQSQEEAEVLFTLLAERYERRSVALTSNLVFSEWDRIFKNKMATSAAIDRLVHHSTILEFDVDSYRTKGAKRRKTEESDDDQRPPRSRAG from the coding sequence GTGAGCTCGCCAATATTGATCACCAGTGTCGGCCACGGCGAGCGTCTGTGCTCACTGATGCGCCAGTTCAACCTGACCACCGCCGCAGAGCAGGTCGTTCCCCGGCTCATCGAGCAGGATCTGGCAGCGGCCTTGCCCGTGCTGGCCGAGGTCTTCGAGGCAGAGGCCGAGGCGCGCCACCAGCGACGCGTCGAGCGCTTGCGGCGTGCTTCGCGGCTCCCACCGGGCAAGACCTTCGAGACGTTCGACCTGACACGGCTGCCGGCGACACTGCGTCACAAGCTGGAGACGCTTACTGCCGGCGCCTTCCTCGATGACGGCACCAACGTGCTCGCCTTCGGTCTGCCGGGCACCGGCAAGAGCCACGCCCTGGCCGCACTCGGCCACCGTCTGATCCAGCTCGGCCGCTCGGTTCTTTTCGTGCCGACCTTCGAACTCGTGCAGGACCTGCTGGCGGCCAAGCGCGACCTCGAGCTGCCACGACAGCTTCGCAAGCTCGACAACTTCGACCTCGTCGTCCTCGACGACATTGGCTACGTCCAGCAGAGCCAGGAGGAGGCGGAGGTTCTCTTTACACTCCTGGCCGAGCGCTACGAGCGGCGCTCGGTCGCGCTTACCAGCAACCTGGTCTTCAGCGAGTGGGACCGGATCTTCAAAAACAAGATGGCCACCAGCGCGGCGATCGACCGCCTGGTCCACCACTCGACAATCCTGGAGTTCGACGTGGATAGCTACCGAACCAAGGGCGCTAAGCGCCGGAAAACGGAGGAGTCAGACGATGACCAACGACCGCCCCGGAGCCGAGCCGGGTGA